One genomic window of Quercus lobata isolate SW786 chromosome 9, ValleyOak3.0 Primary Assembly, whole genome shotgun sequence includes the following:
- the LOC115960451 gene encoding protein LIGHT-DEPENDENT SHORT HYPOCOTYLS 4-like: MDSIPELMESSNSEHTSMSTDTNTNNNNNSAVLVGSSSSSPVSAPSSSRYENQKRRDWNTFGQYLKNHRPPLSLSRCSGAHVLEFLRYLDQFGKTKVHTPICPFFGHPNPPAPCPCPLRQAWGSLDALIGRLRAAFEENGGKPEANPFGARAVRLYLREVRDLQSKARGISYEKKKRKRPPQQLTPSVPPLLPPPGHATHHQ; encoded by the exons ATGGATTCAATTCCGGAATTAATGGAGAGTTCCAACTCAGAGCACACAAGCATGAGTACTGATACcaacaccaacaacaacaataacagcGCAGTATTAGTTGGCTCAAGCTCTTCTTCCCCAGTTTCTGCTCCTAGCAGCAGCCGCTATGAAAACCAGAAGCGCCGTGACTGGAACACCTTTGGCCAATACCTCAAGAACCACCGCCCTCCTCTTTCACTCTCAAGATGCAGCGGTGCTCATGTCCTTGAATTCCTCCG GTACCTTGACCAATTTGGGAAGACCAAGGTGCACACTCCAATCTGCCCTTTCTTTGGGCACCCTAACCCTCCGGCGCCTTGCCCGTGCCCACTGCGACAGGCGTGGGGAAGCCTCGACGCACTCATCGGACGCCTTCGAGCCGCCTTCGAAGAGAACGGAGGGAAGCCAGAAGCAAACCCATTTGGGGCTCGAGCTGTTAGGCTGTATCTCCGTGAGGTTCGTGATTTACAGTCAAAAGCAAGAGGGATCAGTTATGAGAAAAAGAAGCGGAAGCGCCCACCGCAACAGTTGACACCATCGGTACCGCCGCTGCTACCACCACCAGGTCATGCAACTCATCATCAATAA